Sequence from the Amaranthus tricolor cultivar Red isolate AtriRed21 chromosome 16, ASM2621246v1, whole genome shotgun sequence genome:
cattcataaacttggacaactaattaatattcatatcaacaactcattcatttaaccataaacaaacctaattaaacctaacttacaaactataaaaaaaattatgataaatttaaaacttaaaaaccacaactacatacacaatcatatataaaatgaaaaaattacttaaaaatataacaaaacatgatatatatgataaatttaaaacttaaaaacaataacaacatacacattcataaagtatgacaaatttaaacctaatttacaaatcaaaatgaaaaaaataccttgaattatcgtgggttttggtgggtcAGTTattaacctatacaatgaaaaaaaaaattagtataaaaaaaccaAGCGCCCTAAACgtacacaattaatgaagcttgaataaTAATGGCCtgggtttgagaactaataagctttaaaaaaattataccttgaagaagagcaagaactaagcccaaatttcgtgggttttcgtgggtttaagaagagcaacaacaatgtgtaCAGCGCAGTTTCAAgaagttgatgatgaagaaaagcaagaagaagagcaagaatgatgatcaaagaagaacaagaacaaaaagatgatgaagaagaaagattgaaGACAGTAATCGAACAAATTATGATGAACAAGAAAACCGACAGTTTCAATATTGAGTGAAGAAGTGCAACAGTCGTATAAACAACAATATAATGAAAGCAGTTTCGTGGGTTTTATGTTTTAacataacattaacatatatggCGCGTTTTTGAAAATACAATTGTTGCGGGCAAGGCAAAAACCACAGCAATTATGTGAAGAATTATGTTATTTGCTACGGGTAGTCAAGAACTGGAGCAATTGAAGAACGTTTTTTGCTGCGGGCGTCaaacaaaccgcagcaattgaagctgctcatatgtatttgctgcggtcaaggcccaaaaccgcaacatttaagtgtttattttttttttctaattctttttcctacttattgctgcgtatatataaaaaccgcaacaaatgattagcagcaaatacgattttttccactagtggtagCTAGTATATGGAATGAAGAAAGTATAAAAATAGATTTATCTATTTTTCACTTATATTACCGTTTATTATAGTAAAATTCCCTTTGTTTGTTTGCTCtttctatttacttttttttttttttttgcgaatctCAATGTACTTATAAGTTAAATAATCTTAattgtaaattcaaaaaattataatggtGTTTGACAAACAGCTGATAACGGGTAGCTGGTAGTTGATAAGAGGAGCTAATTTGATTAGATTATTTTATGAACTGATTTGACTTACTGATTTTGTTAGTTGGTTATTTATGAGTATTTGGTAAATTCAGctgatatttaaaaattaatttacataaaaagACATATACAGACATGATAATTTATTGCTATGTTTctatttgtttatattatacTATAATTTGGTCAATTATTAATAAGTTAtctgtaaatatttttttgtaaactTTATGTCATGGTTTATTTATGATAATTAGTAAGAAAGAATTGTAAtcttaaaagattaattttaatttttttacctTAAATTCATCTACTGAATGACCCCgctgaaaataaataaagattatataattttaaaaaataaatcatatccaaaaataaataacaacaaaactaaataacaaataattaaggAGACAAAAAAATTGAAGGAAGAGAACTTAAGAAAGAAGGTATTCtggaaattgaaaataatactccaaAAGTCCTAACTATAATGgtaaaaaagaaatttccacATGGTATCATttagttttcatgaaatgccagtagtagcacttttttaagaaaattctacatggtagcatccagtttatgcacaaactaattgtcatagcattttccgttaagttcttattaaatttcatttaattcatcattttgtaagttttttccacatggtagcatctagtttttGTTTAATCtacaattttaactttaaattcaccaatttaatgtttaattcaccgtttaattcattaatacccataaatgttgtaataattttgttttcattcaaattgttggcattatttaaacattaaattggtgaatttaaagttaaaattatgaaTTGAACAAAAACTAGatgttaccatgtggaaaaaacttacaaaatgataaattaaacggaatttaacaagaacttaacggaaaatgctacggcaattagtttgtgcataaactggatgctaccatgtggaattttctttaaaatatgCTACCACTGACATTTcataaaaattggatgctaccatatgGAATTTCCCAAAAAAAGGTAATCTTGGGAGTATGATACCAGTTGATCAACCCACACATTGAAAACGTTGGGTTTTCTAGCGTGTAGCAAATGAGCTGATTTGCTTCAATAAGCTTTTCTAATCAGCTcaattaccaaatattttttttagcttattttgctAGTCTAATCAGCTAATTCACCTAATACGCTAAAAAGCTCTCTGCCCACTTTTTCACCAAACATCCTCTATAAAAAGCTAATATTTGAAAAacatatattaagacgaatcaatcAAGATCttacaactttttttttaatatatattgatattaatgaaaatttataattagaGTTTTACACTaagatttaaatattttatatttgtgaCGAATACAAAAAATAACATAGAAAGTGCTTGTCAAACAAAACTAAATGTATATGAGAATTATTGAAATGAAGAGTACAACAAATTAGTTAAGAGGAAATTATTCAACTTCGAACTAATACTTCgttaaattaaaagataatcTCACAAAATCCATATGGAAGTACTTGTTTGACAAGTTTTGGTTGATGTTTTCTCCAGTTTTTGAATTAGAACTTAAAGACtatattttgtaattatttggtttttattatATATCACTTCAATATACTTATTCTGTTTCATTATacaatacattttatttttacgTATATCaatcacaatatataaaataaatttaaaataaatagtattaGTAAATAATGAGTATTTCAGAGGGATGTAGTATGACGGAACTCATGAGTGTGCCTCTAATCCTATCAAGTCTCAAAACTCTCAATCAAGTTGAGCATAatgcaaataaaatttttttcttatattttcttttCCCTACCAACTCTAAATACTCCAAGtccaacaaaatcaaataacaagaatcaagaaaaaaaacaaatgaatttACAGTACTAATTAGTACGAGAAATAGATTGAAAAAAATGGGCATAGAgtaacaaaaaaatacaaagaatACTACAATAATTCTAatggaaaatatatatttatatttaacctGTGCTTACAGAAGatcgtttttttttctttttttttttttttgagataataCAGAAGATCATTCTGTTAAGTGTTAATTATAGTCTGTACAATCCAAGCTTAAATTCGTCATATTTCTTTCACAGCACCAAAATTGGGAGATACATGAACCTACTGAAGCGCTCGGCTTGTATTAAGAACCTTCGACATTTCATGATTGCTGGCCTTTCTAGCAGGATAACAAGGAGATTCCGACATCACGATTCACAATTTTGTGATAAACGCACCTTCAAAACATCTATTAAGCTTTAATGATTCATTGCTACAGAGCTGGTGCAGTTATAAAGGGAAATTGTGGTAATAGCCAACTGTAAAAGATGATAGCAGGGTCGATTATCTGGTTGAGGAACCCTAGTCTAGCCTCGGAACTGTAGTGCATGAAATGGAGACTATAATGTATAGTTTCCATCAGTAACCAAGACGATCATTCAGTGATGTACGACCATCGCCTGATTGTCCTGTAAACAAGATTTGGAGCCGTGTCAGCGAATCAGCACAAAATGAACACCAACAGAAATGTGATTATAGTGGAACAACTATGTTGTTCAAATGGATATGGATAAGTATACAAAGGTCAGACGTGCCTAGGTTTAAGAGAATGGTCATGCAGATCAGTCTTAGAGTTGGACTAAGTTAGGACACACTGTTCATGCAACATGGACCTAATATTAATGCTTGCATGTCTTCTCTTATTAGACATACATACTTCTGTTTCTTTCACATACACGCTTCCCTTGATAGAAGTTGTCAATTtaattacttgcaacattttcttttttgcCCTTGGAGCAACCCCATCCATGATTAAAAGAAATCATGGGAAAGTTTCTGAGGCAAATATCATCCCCTGATTTACTCAACCCTTGATTTGATCATCCCTCAATTAACACGTCAAGTAAATTTATTGATATCTTCATGGAATGTCTTAGAAAAACcaatattaaaaaatacaatTCATAACTTTTTCACCTCTTCatctcaaaaaaatttaaaagcatGGATGGGGATGGTGATAATTTTTTTCAACATGAGTTTAATAGATGTGTTCTTTGTTATCATGCGATCATCAAAAATATCGGGAGAAGTAAATCTTTGTTTGAATAAACTCTTCAACTCACAACACATACGCCCCCTTTTTCTGTTTCTATCTCCTTATTTTTTGAGCCTCCCTCAAAGTTGCATATCTTAAAGAACGAAGGAAATATGcacactttaattttatttgtttgctAATTGAGTTTACAACTCTTCATGATGAATCACTCAACTTCCCTTTTTATCTATATAGTTTTACAAAACAATAACGTTATTCAGCTAAATAAGGCGCCAAGGTCAAATTGAAGTGTCAGATTCCACCTCTTGTCAGTGTAAAACACACAAACAGACGTTTTGTAAAAGGAAGTCACATACATACAAATACGGAATGAACTTACCTTCTGGAGGCACCCACGTTTCATAGTCCAACTCAGGAAGCTGCTCCAAGAAAGCAGGTTTTTCAGGGCCAAGCACTCTTCTAGGCTTTTTTGTATCTTTCCCAGATTGCTTCTGATCTCTTTTATCATGGCTTAGAATATCTGATTCTTCCTCACCAGCATAGATTCCTCGTTTGTGTTTCAACAAGAGTGCAACAGTATCTTCCACAGCCATGTTAGCTCCTACAGATTCTGACAATTTAGACTTCAGATCCTCACCATCTTCAGCTGTTTCAGCAGGCTTCCTTTTCCGTAATATAAGACCAGGGGCTGCACTTTCCAGATCAGAGTCCAGCTTCTTTTCTGATTGAGATTCAGTTGATTCCAAAATCTTCTCCCTCTCTTTATAATCTATAAATTCATCACCATCGTCAGTTTCAGGTCGTTTCTCTAGTTGGATCTCGTTTCTTTCTCTGTCCTCTACTGCGCCAAGCCACTGAGGCTTTGTAATTTTGTAACCTGTTGGTTTTTGTTCTGCTGGATCAGCTACATTCTCACTGGTATTTGATGCTTCACTAGCTTCTACAGTCACATCTGGAGTTGCTTGTTTTGAAGAAGAAACACTGATAGCATTTTCAAGTTGATTAACTTTTTTCAGTTCAATTTTGGATTTCTCAGATTTCTTAACAGCAGACCGTGAAGATGCAGATTCCTTGGACTTGTGCTCCTTGGGCGTTGCTGCTCGTTTCTTTGCAGTTTCTCCAGTAGGGTCAGCAATCTTCAGCAGGTAAACTATCCTATCCAATTCTGTTTGGAGGGAAGATAGGTCCTTCTCAAGTTGCACAGTCCTATCAAGAACTAAGCATACAAACATCCATCAGCAAAGCCAGAAGAAAACAGCTGTAACTACAAGAACAAAGTGAATCAACTGTCTTCCATGAACCTAATAAAATCAAGACTACTATTAGTATATAGTACCCACTCTCAAAAAATTTCAGATTAAAAGAGAAGTACCATCTCCCAAGTTTATTTTACCAAAATGTAATGTCATTCCGATTAAAAGGTGTTGCCTATAATAATAATCCTGGGTAAAATCTTCCTGCTGCATTTTTCTAAATTGTTACCAGTAAGTAATATGTAGTACCACATAAGCATGTCATGGTCCACAAGGTGCAATTACTTCTAATTTCAATTCTCAGATCCAGCTTCTTTTCGAAAAGTGTTAATagaaattttttctattttcagcTAGTTCTTCCACCTTACCCTCATGGGTTGAAAAAGATCCATATGCAAGCAataaatctcattttttcacTTAACAATAGAATTTAGAGAAATCAACTTAATCAGTTCACATATTCCCAAGCAAGACATAAAAATGCAAGCTTACCGAGCTGAGATGAGAGACCAGACATAAAGGCATCCAGTGCATCTCCAGAATCTTCTTCAACCTTAGGCTCTGATGTCTTGCTCTTCTCTTCCAGAATCAATCTTTTTTTCTCCTCCATTTCATTCAGCAATACCTCCTTCTTATCCAGAAGAGAATCGGCTGTCTCAATAGATTGTGTATCAGCTGATTTGTTAGCAGATTTCTGTTTCGTCCGGTCAtaaaattcatcatcatcactacaCACATTAAATAGCAAAACATCAGAAAGCACAGTTTTGTATCTACAGAAAGCGAATTTAAAAATCCAATCTCAATCATGGCCAGAAAAGTTGACTAAAACCATCTCAATAACAAAAGTACCTCATATACTCATCCTCATCTTCAGCCAATCCCTTTTGCTTACCACGCATAGATTTCCCAGAGCGTGCACCGCAACTTTCTCGGATACCATCATTTAAAGTCTCTTCCAAACTCTCAAGCTCCTCCAATATCTAGGAAAATCAGAATGAGTGAGCctaaattaaaaggaaaataagATCGCATAGTTGGACAATAACTGTTTTTCATTTCACAAGACAAGGGTTTGGAAGATCTGAAGCACAAAAATAACAGCAAAGCTCCTCAAACCTGTGATATCCTCATCTCATTCCGAGCAATCTGAGTTTGTTGTCCCTGAGTCAATCCTCCTTGGGATATGTCTTTAGCACGAATTGCAGCCATCTCTTTTTTCATATGCGCAATCTGCAAAGAACCGAGTAAAATGATCAAAACAACAGGGATACCACTCGTTCTTTCTCTCATGTCATTGAACCTGTGTTAATGGAGTGGGaatcaaagcaacaaaacaagattCACCAACGTTTGAGAAACAAATTTCTGGTATTAATTTATACAGCACAAGCTAACAGTATTTATCCTACAGTCCCCATTAAGAGCCACATTAAGCCAAGATTGATTATAGAAACTGCCAGCATGAAAGTCCAAGAAACAAAGGAGTGATGCCACCCAATATGAACTTaaagaaaaagacaaattaCCTTCTCCATTCTTTTCAGTACTTTCTCCCGAGTTTTTTTCTGCTTTTCTGTGAGTTCTCCTTTGTAGTTTTGCCATGTTATCTCATCAAGATCATCCTTCAAAGTTGCAGAAATACCATGAAGTATGAGGGTGAAAGTCAACAACATACAACAATGCCAAGGCCTTAACCCCAACAATAGAGGTCAGCTAATGAAAATCATCTAAAATCAAAAAGGAAAATCGAATTAACAACATGAAATACAAGGGTCAGCATGCTTCTATAACTGTCTCTCAACCCTCTTTTACTAATCTTACATACTCCGTCTCAGTTAAGATCTCTTTATAGAAAGCTCACGTTGAAGAGGTAAATGTAGCAATTTGACTTCGATTGAGAAGTATTCTAGTTGACATATCTGATGTTTATTTCTAAAATACTGTTTGGCACACATAAAGAAAGTAACAATCCAAAGGTTAGTCCCTTGACTGCCACCAATATCCTTTTGGGCGTCTAGAAATAAAGGAACGAAGACCATGATACATAAGTGCCTCCAATCAATTTATTCCAGCTCATATGTTGAACCTTCAAATAATCAATCTACACACATATTACATACTACcacttttatatttatttcttaGAGGCCTTTAGTGTGCAAGAAGTTGCAGAATGGTTGATTAAACTGTTGTAAGCTGGACTCCATTGCTGTAAGAGTTCCAATTGTTTTCAAAGATGAAAGGGCCTTATTAATTTAGCTTTCTCTAAAATCCACTTGACCAAGGCAATTGTAGGCTGTCGTCAATTATGTTTTAGATAAGCACTAAAATCACCACCAATGGCCCTTACTTGAGTGGAGGAAAACCGAACCAGCTCTCCTCCAAATAAGCAGCAAGCAATAGGGGGTTATTTGTAGTCCATGTTCATAAATCTAAGAACAATAAATCTAGACTACTATTGTAGAAGAACTTTTACATACCTCAATTTCTTCAACAGCATCCTCTCCCATTCCCCAAGAGATTCCTTCGGCAAGAGTTGCTTCTTCCTTTGCCCTGCGAAGGGAAGCTTCCCTATCTTTAGCATATCTGACGCTAGCCAAGTCAGCTTCCTATAGACAGGACAAGGAAACAATAAAGCATGGAAAGAATGAGTAGAGTGTGAAATGTACCTTggtaaaatcaaaataattaatcggTGAAAGGATATAAGGAAATGGAGGAACATCAACTAGTGAACATAGCTCATGTAATAGCACAATGGTGTGTGTAATTATGACCACGAATTTGCACATCCATCCATGATCCCATATTGTTTTAGAGAAAAAAGTAACACTCAAGTAAATATGCATATGATGAACCATTACCAGCCTAGTTATAGGCAAATTGTTCATACTAAGAAGCCATGGCtttatcaaaaaaagaaaacataattcctaatttgaaatcaataatTCATGATAGCGAGTGAAAGAAAGTCACATCGTAGTTCATAGAAAAAAGCTTGATACATCATACGTGTCATTACGTAAAGGACACAAAAGCTGTAGAGTTGTATAATAAAAGCAGATTTAGATTACATTATCCTCCTTTGATGAATGACATGTAGAACAAGAAAGAATTATATGATGATTGAATATCGTCAATTGAATTCCAATGtattatcaaaataacataaaattgaCGAGCCAGAACTAGAAAACTAACTAGAATCACCACCATCAACCTCCATTTGCCACACTATGACTATGCTACTAGCAAGGTGGACAACTGTAAAATAGCCCGTTACCTTCAGTTAGTAGGTTGATTAATACATCCAACAACAAAGACAGGCTACCAAACGAAAGGTCAATCAAATGAAAGGACAAACACACTATATTAATATCACTATTTGGAGAACCATAACCAAGAGAGATGATAGCCTTACCGGGGGCCTTAACTCTTCTGGACCTTGGAATATATATAATCGAGAAGAACTGtgagcaaaagaaacaaaaaaactgTCAGTCAACTCAAAAGTCACACATTCACATAATAGCAAATTTAAGATGCACTGACATGCATATGCCACATGAATTTTATACCTAAGAGGCTAAGATGCAATGTTGTCAAAAATGATTAGGCTTCATAGATATCATAGGAGAAAACGTGATAACTGAAAAGTGAATACAGCCTGAGAACCTCGActtgataattaatttatattgacGGTCAGGAGGATAACCAAATCCAGATTACCATTTCTTGCAAAATTCAATTAGCTTGTACATAACCTCAACAGGAAGTCTACATTTTTCTTGTGGTATTCAATTGGTTAGTGTGTAACCCCAACAGGAAGTCTACATTTTTTCCCATATTAGTGTTTGGCATTGTTGTTCCTTTGGGGGAGGAGTTTATC
This genomic interval carries:
- the LOC130802154 gene encoding uncharacterized protein LOC130802154, which encodes MATTSTTTTMDPPSPSPPPNESPNSSEAVVSIARPSSTGESKDQPSTAPRPPPPNPSYSIAELPPPSSKDNKKLNPHKNDNKEKVSISIPYSIPPWSTAPSLPFFLEVLKDGAIIDKLDLTEKGAYMFGRIEMCDFILEHPTISRFHAVLQFRGNETAYLYDLGSTHGTFINKKQVPKKDFVDLHVGDVIRFGLSSRLYIFQGPEELRPPEADLASVRYAKDREASLRRAKEEATLAEGISWGMGEDAVEEIEDDLDEITWQNYKGELTEKQKKTREKVLKRMEKIAHMKKEMAAIRAKDISQGGLTQGQQTQIARNEMRISQILEELESLEETLNDGIRESCGARSGKSMRGKQKGLAEDEDEYMSDDDEFYDRTKQKSANKSADTQSIETADSLLDKKEVLLNEMEEKKRLILEEKSKTSEPKVEEDSGDALDAFMSGLSSQLVLDRTVQLEKDLSSLQTELDRIVYLLKIADPTGETAKKRAATPKEHKSKESASSRSAVKKSEKSKIELKKVNQLENAISVSSSKQATPDVTVEASEASNTSENVADPAEQKPTGYKITKPQWLGAVEDRERNEIQLEKRPETDDGDEFIDYKEREKILESTESQSEKKLDSDLESAAPGLILRKRKPAETAEDGEDLKSKLSESVGANMAVEDTVALLLKHKRGIYAGEEESDILSHDKRDQKQSGKDTKKPRRVLGPEKPAFLEQLPELDYETWVPPEGQSGDGRTSLNDRLGY